In Woeseia oceani, one DNA window encodes the following:
- the rplX gene encoding 50S ribosomal protein L24 encodes MNKIKKGDEVIVTTGKDKGRRGTVLQVFADERLLVEGINVAKKHQKGNPNMGVEGGIVDKTMPISISNVLVFNPKTKKGERVGFKVTDGEKIRVFRKSGEPVDL; translated from the coding sequence ATGAACAAGATTAAGAAAGGCGACGAAGTTATCGTCACCACAGGTAAGGATAAGGGTCGTCGAGGCACCGTCCTTCAGGTATTCGCGGACGAGCGGCTGCTGGTTGAGGGCATTAACGTCGCCAAGAAGCACCAGAAGGGTAATCCGAACATGGGTGTTGAAGGTGGCATCGTCGATAAGACTATGCCGATCAGTATTTCGAACGTTCTGGTGTTTAACCCGAAGACGAAGAAAGGCGAACGCGTCGGCTTCAAGGTTACGGACGGCGAGAAAATCCGGGTATTCCGCAAGAGCGGCGAGCCGGTAGACCTTTAA
- the rplW gene encoding 50S ribosomal protein L23: MSQALHQERLMTIIKGPHLSEKSTIVAEASNQIVFRVRTDANKAEIKKAVELLFEVAVDNVTVVNVRGKVKRHGQSMGRRSSWKKAYVKLAEGSQIDFLGAE; the protein is encoded by the coding sequence ATGAGCCAGGCTTTACATCAAGAGCGGCTGATGACGATTATCAAAGGTCCGCATCTCTCAGAGAAAAGCACGATCGTCGCTGAAGCAAGCAACCAGATCGTATTTCGTGTCCGTACGGATGCGAATAAGGCCGAAATCAAGAAAGCCGTCGAGCTGCTGTTCGAGGTTGCTGTCGACAACGTCACCGTTGTGAACGTTCGCGGCAAAGTAAAGCGTCACGGACAGTCTATGGGCCGTCGCTCGAGCTGGAAAAAAGCGTACGTGAAGCTGGCCGAAGGCAGTCAGATTGACTTCCTGGGCGCCGAGTAA
- the rplD gene encoding 50S ribosomal protein L4, with protein sequence MKLKMQGSGSVEVADAAFGAAYNEALIHQVVTAFLAGARAGTKAQKNRAAVRGGGAKPWRQKGTGRARAGTIRSPIFVGGGRAFAAVPRDHSKKVNRKMYRAALRSVFSELVRQDRLVVTEEIRLDAPKTKDMVALLKKHEVDNVLLVNEAFDENVFLSVRNLPNVGICDAGSIDPVVLLRFEKVLITLPALKLIEERLS encoded by the coding sequence ATGAAATTGAAGATGCAGGGTAGTGGCTCCGTTGAAGTGGCTGATGCAGCGTTCGGCGCCGCCTATAACGAGGCGCTTATTCACCAGGTTGTAACCGCATTTCTGGCTGGCGCACGCGCTGGTACCAAGGCGCAGAAGAATCGCGCGGCGGTACGTGGCGGTGGTGCAAAGCCCTGGCGGCAGAAAGGCACGGGTCGCGCCCGCGCAGGTACGATCCGCAGCCCGATCTTTGTCGGTGGCGGTCGTGCATTTGCCGCAGTGCCGCGGGATCACAGCAAGAAAGTGAACCGCAAGATGTACCGCGCCGCATTGCGTTCGGTCTTTTCAGAGCTGGTTCGCCAGGACCGGCTCGTCGTAACCGAAGAGATTCGGCTGGACGCGCCCAAGACCAAAGACATGGTTGCCTTGCTGAAGAAGCATGAGGTCGACAACGTGTTGCTGGTCAATGAGGCGTTTGACGAAAACGTATTTTTGTCGGTACGCAACTTGCCAAATGTTGGTATCTGCGACGCGGGCTCGATTGACCCGGTTGTGTTGTTGCGTTTCGAAAAGGTGCTGATCACCTTGCCGGCGCTGAAGCTGATTGAGGAGCGTTTGTCATGA
- the rpsQ gene encoding 30S ribosomal protein S17, which translates to MSEAAKPADAKIKRTVTGRVVSNKMDKTVSVYIERVIKHETYGKYIRRSSKVLAHDESNDCNEGDRVAISECRPMSKRKAWQVVNIIERAVQDK; encoded by the coding sequence ATGAGTGAAGCAGCGAAGCCAGCTGACGCCAAGATCAAGCGGACGGTCACCGGCCGTGTTGTCAGCAACAAGATGGATAAAACAGTTTCCGTCTACATCGAACGCGTAATCAAGCATGAGACCTACGGCAAGTACATTCGCCGCAGTTCAAAAGTGCTGGCGCACGATGAGTCGAATGACTGCAACGAAGGCGATCGGGTAGCAATCAGTGAGTGCCGCCCAATGTCCAAGCGTAAAGCCTGGCAGGTCGTAAATATTATTGAACGTGCTGTGCAAGACAAATAG
- the rplP gene encoding 50S ribosomal protein L16 produces the protein MLQPKRTKFRKQMKGRNRGLAQRGSDVSFGTYGLKATERGRLTARQIEAARRAMTRHIKRGGKIWIRVFPDKPITKKPLEVRQGKGKGNVEYWVCQIQPGRVLYEMEGVTEEIAREAFRLAAAKLPFPTTFVTRTVM, from the coding sequence ATGTTACAGCCCAAGAGAACAAAATTCAGGAAGCAGATGAAAGGCCGCAACCGCGGTCTTGCGCAGCGCGGCAGCGACGTATCGTTTGGTACGTATGGGCTGAAAGCGACAGAGCGCGGTCGTCTGACGGCTAGGCAAATTGAAGCGGCGCGACGTGCAATGACACGTCACATCAAGCGCGGTGGCAAGATCTGGATCCGGGTATTCCCGGACAAGCCGATCACCAAGAAGCCGCTTGAAGTGCGCCAGGGTAAAGGTAAGGGCAACGTCGAATACTGGGTCTGTCAGATTCAGCCAGGTCGTGTCCTGTATGAGATGGAAGGTGTAACGGAAGAGATTGCGCGCGAGGCGTTTCGCCTGGCTGCCGCTAAGCTACCGTTCCCGACCACGTTTGTTACGCGGACGGTGATGTGA
- the rplC gene encoding 50S ribosomal protein L3, with protein sequence MTMGIVGRKSGMTRIFTEDGASIPVTVIEAQPNRITQVKSVDVDGYSALQVTAGSRRASRVRKSAAGHFAAAKVEAGDIVTEFRLDGTEGEFELGGELKVDMFEAGQKVDVIGTTIGKGFAGTVKRHNFSMQDATHGNSVSHRAPGSIGQNQTPGRVFKGKKMSGHMGNVRRTAQSLEVVRVDAERNLLLIKGAVPGHAGGKVIVQPAVKFKNKNKGAA encoded by the coding sequence ATGACAATGGGTATTGTTGGCCGCAAAAGCGGCATGACACGTATCTTTACGGAAGACGGTGCATCCATACCGGTAACCGTGATTGAGGCGCAACCGAACCGCATCACCCAGGTGAAGTCTGTGGATGTCGATGGTTATTCTGCATTGCAGGTAACCGCTGGCAGTCGTCGGGCGTCCCGGGTACGTAAGTCTGCTGCAGGCCACTTCGCAGCGGCAAAGGTAGAGGCTGGCGATATCGTTACTGAGTTCCGTCTGGACGGTACTGAAGGCGAATTCGAGCTGGGTGGCGAGCTTAAAGTGGATATGTTCGAGGCAGGCCAGAAGGTCGACGTCATCGGCACCACGATTGGTAAGGGCTTTGCCGGTACCGTTAAGCGCCACAACTTCAGCATGCAGGATGCAACTCACGGTAACTCGGTGTCGCACCGTGCACCGGGTTCCATTGGTCAGAACCAGACTCCAGGCCGCGTATTCAAGGGCAAGAAAATGTCCGGTCACATGGGTAACGTTCGCCGCACCGCTCAGAGCCTTGAAGTGGTTCGCGTTGATGCGGAGCGTAACCTGTTGTTGATCAAGGGCGCTGTCCCGGGGCATGCAGGTGGTAAGGTCATCGTGCAACCCGCCGTCAAGTTCAAGAATAAGAACAAGGGAGCTGCATAA
- the rpsH gene encoding 30S ribosomal protein S8 produces MSMTDPISDMLTRIRNGQHARKTSVSMPGSKAKVALAKVLQDEGYIGKFSDEGEAASRTLTIELKYFEGTPVIERIQRVSKPGLRIFRGKEELPKVLGGLGVAIVSTSAGVMSDREARAKGIGGEVLCVVS; encoded by the coding sequence ATGAGTATGACTGATCCCATTTCTGACATGTTGACCCGTATTCGTAACGGTCAGCATGCCCGCAAAACCAGCGTCTCAATGCCTGGTTCCAAAGCGAAAGTTGCTTTGGCCAAGGTTTTGCAGGACGAGGGTTATATAGGCAAGTTCAGCGACGAAGGCGAGGCTGCCAGCAGAACGCTGACGATCGAGCTTAAGTATTTCGAGGGCACGCCTGTAATCGAGCGCATCCAGCGTGTCAGCAAGCCCGGCCTGCGGATTTTCCGTGGCAAAGAAGAGCTGCCAAAAGTACTTGGCGGTCTGGGTGTTGCCATCGTATCGACTTCGGCCGGTGTGATGAGTGATCGCGAAGCGCGTGCCAAAGGTATCGGCGGCGAGGTGCTGTGCGTCGTTTCCTGA
- the fusA gene encoding elongation factor G: MPRTTPIDRYRNIGIMAHIDAGKTTTTERVLFYTGVSHKIGEVHDGAAVMDWMEQEQERGITITSAATTCFWQGMDKQFEQHRINIIDTPGHVDFTIEVERSLRVLDGAVTVLCSVGGVEPQTETVWRQGNKYHVPRMIFVNKMDRAGADFLRVVKQVETRLGAKPVPVQLPIGAEENFEGVIDLIRMQAIYWDADNMGMTYEAREIPASLKAAADEWRARMVEAAAEGSEALLEKYLGDGELSDDEIRQGLRSRTLKNEIVPTLCGSAFKNKGVQAMLDAVVHYMPSPADVPAITGLLEDESEAERHPDDKEPFAALAFKIATDSFVGNLTFFRVYSGVLNSGDTIYNPIKGKKERIGRILQMHSNDRQEIKEVRAGDIAAAVGLKDVTTGDTLTDPKAIITLERMEFPEPVISVAVEPRTTVDQEKMGVALQKLAKEDPSFRVHTDDESGQTIISGMGELHLDIIVDRMKREFKVEANVGKPQVAYRETIRKTVEQEGKFVRQSGGRGQYGHVFLRIEPQEAGAGYEFVNAIVGGVVPREYIGAVDKGVREQMENGVIAGYPLVDCKVTLYDGSYHDVDSSEMAFKIAGSMGFRDGALKASPVLLEPVMKVEVVTPEDYMGDVMGDLNRRRGLPQGMDDSPSGKVIRAEVPLAEMFGYATDLRSMSQGRAVYSMEFEKYAEVPNNVAESVLRKAS; the protein is encoded by the coding sequence GTGCCCCGCACAACTCCTATCGATCGTTATCGCAACATCGGCATCATGGCTCACATTGATGCTGGCAAGACGACTACGACCGAGCGCGTACTGTTCTATACCGGCGTATCGCACAAGATAGGTGAAGTCCATGATGGCGCGGCCGTTATGGACTGGATGGAGCAGGAGCAGGAACGCGGTATTACGATCACCTCCGCGGCGACTACCTGCTTCTGGCAGGGCATGGACAAGCAGTTCGAGCAGCACCGCATCAATATCATTGATACGCCGGGGCACGTTGACTTCACGATTGAGGTCGAGCGCAGCCTGCGGGTGCTGGACGGTGCCGTGACGGTGCTTTGTTCGGTGGGTGGTGTTGAGCCGCAGACGGAGACGGTCTGGCGGCAGGGTAACAAGTACCACGTGCCGCGCATGATCTTCGTCAACAAGATGGATCGTGCAGGCGCGGATTTTCTGCGCGTAGTGAAGCAGGTTGAGACCCGACTCGGCGCCAAGCCGGTGCCGGTGCAATTGCCGATAGGCGCAGAAGAAAACTTCGAAGGTGTTATCGACCTGATCCGCATGCAGGCCATTTACTGGGATGCGGACAACATGGGCATGACCTATGAGGCGCGGGAGATTCCAGCGTCGCTGAAGGCAGCCGCCGATGAGTGGCGTGCGCGCATGGTCGAGGCGGCAGCCGAGGGCTCTGAGGCGCTGCTGGAGAAATACCTGGGCGACGGTGAGTTGTCGGACGACGAGATCCGGCAGGGGCTGCGCAGTCGCACCCTGAAAAACGAAATAGTCCCGACGCTGTGTGGTTCGGCTTTTAAGAACAAAGGCGTGCAGGCAATGCTTGATGCCGTCGTGCATTACATGCCGTCACCGGCTGACGTTCCTGCGATCACGGGCTTGCTTGAAGACGAATCGGAGGCCGAACGGCATCCCGACGACAAAGAGCCGTTTGCGGCACTGGCGTTCAAGATTGCCACCGATTCGTTTGTCGGTAACCTGACCTTCTTCCGGGTGTATTCCGGCGTGCTGAATTCAGGCGATACCATTTACAACCCGATCAAGGGCAAGAAGGAGCGCATCGGCCGAATTTTGCAGATGCACTCAAACGATCGGCAGGAGATCAAGGAAGTGCGGGCTGGAGACATCGCCGCTGCCGTTGGTCTGAAAGACGTTACCACCGGCGACACGCTGACCGATCCGAAAGCGATCATCACGCTTGAACGCATGGAGTTCCCGGAACCGGTGATCTCCGTCGCGGTTGAGCCGCGCACCACGGTCGATCAGGAAAAAATGGGCGTGGCGCTGCAAAAGCTGGCCAAAGAGGATCCGTCTTTTCGGGTCCACACCGACGATGAATCGGGCCAGACGATTATTTCCGGCATGGGCGAGCTGCACCTCGACATCATCGTTGATCGGATGAAGCGCGAGTTCAAGGTAGAGGCCAATGTCGGCAAGCCGCAGGTGGCTTACCGCGAAACGATTCGCAAGACGGTCGAGCAGGAAGGTAAGTTTGTGCGCCAGTCTGGCGGTCGCGGCCAGTACGGCCACGTATTTCTGCGCATCGAGCCGCAGGAAGCCGGTGCCGGCTATGAATTCGTCAATGCGATTGTTGGCGGGGTTGTGCCGCGAGAATACATTGGCGCCGTCGATAAAGGCGTGCGCGAACAAATGGAAAACGGCGTTATCGCCGGGTATCCGCTGGTGGATTGCAAAGTCACCTTGTACGACGGCTCGTATCATGACGTTGACTCCAGCGAAATGGCGTTTAAGATCGCTGGCTCCATGGGTTTCCGTGACGGCGCGCTGAAAGCAAGCCCGGTGTTGCTTGAGCCGGTCATGAAAGTCGAAGTCGTCACGCCAGAAGACTACATGGGTGACGTTATGGGCGACCTGAACCGTCGCCGCGGTCTGCCGCAAGGCATGGATGATTCGCCGTCAGGCAAGGTCATTCGTGCCGAAGTGCCGCTGGCCGAAATGTTCGGATACGCGACCGACCTGCGCTCCATGAGTCAGGGGCGTGCTGTGTATTCCATGGAATTTGAAAAATACGCCGAGGTGCCGAATAACGTCGCCGAGTCGGTCCTTAGAAAGGCAAGTTGA
- the rpsN gene encoding 30S ribosomal protein S14 gives MAKKSMIMRELKREKLAARYAKKRAALKETIRSPKTSDDERAAAQAKLNALPRDSSSSRKRNRCSITGRPHGVYRKFGLGRNKLREAAMKGEIPGLTKASW, from the coding sequence ATGGCGAAGAAGTCCATGATCATGCGCGAGCTGAAGCGAGAAAAGCTTGCTGCACGCTACGCGAAGAAACGCGCTGCCTTGAAAGAAACGATTCGTAGTCCGAAGACGAGCGATGACGAGCGTGCCGCGGCTCAAGCGAAACTGAACGCGTTGCCACGTGATTCGAGTTCCAGCCGTAAGCGTAATCGTTGTTCGATCACCGGCCGACCGCACGGCGTATATCGCAAGTTCGGTCTCGGACGAAACAAGCTGCGTGAAGCAGCCATGAAAGGTGAAATTCCGGGCCTGACCAAGGCGAGTTGGTAG
- the rplB gene encoding 50S ribosomal protein L2 has product MPLHKSKPTSAGRRFQVAVKTPGLHKGKPHAALLEKKSKSGGRNNNGRITVRHHGGGHKQHYRVIDFKRDKDGVPGVVERLEYDPNRSAHIALIKYADGERRYILAAKNLEQGAPVSSGEDAPIKPGNALPLKSIPVGTTVHNIEMKPGKGGQMARSAGAGAQLAAREGAYATLRLRSGETRRVHIDCRATVGEVGHGEHNLRKLGKAGAKRWRGVRPTVRGVAMNPVDHPHGGGEGRTSGGRHPVSPWGTPTKGYKTRSNKRTDNMIIRRRKRKK; this is encoded by the coding sequence ATGCCATTACATAAATCAAAACCGACATCGGCTGGTCGTCGCTTCCAGGTAGCGGTCAAGACGCCCGGGCTTCACAAGGGTAAGCCGCACGCGGCGTTGCTTGAAAAGAAGTCCAAGTCCGGTGGTCGTAATAACAACGGTCGCATCACGGTTCGTCATCACGGTGGCGGGCATAAGCAGCATTACCGTGTTATCGATTTCAAGCGCGACAAAGACGGTGTGCCGGGCGTGGTTGAGCGGCTGGAATACGATCCGAATCGTAGCGCGCACATTGCATTGATCAAGTATGCCGACGGTGAGCGTCGTTACATTCTCGCAGCGAAAAACCTGGAGCAGGGTGCTCCGGTTTCCAGCGGCGAAGATGCGCCGATCAAGCCAGGCAATGCATTGCCGCTGAAGAGCATCCCGGTTGGTACAACGGTGCACAATATTGAAATGAAGCCGGGCAAGGGCGGTCAGATGGCGCGCTCTGCCGGTGCCGGCGCACAGCTGGCTGCTCGTGAAGGTGCTTACGCTACCTTGCGGCTGCGTTCGGGTGAAACCCGGCGCGTGCACATCGATTGTCGCGCAACGGTGGGCGAGGTCGGTCACGGCGAGCACAACCTGCGCAAGCTCGGTAAAGCCGGTGCCAAACGCTGGCGCGGTGTACGGCCGACGGTTCGCGGTGTTGCGATGAACCCGGTTGATCATCCGCACGGTGGTGGTGAAGGCCGCACCTCGGGTGGTCGTCACCCGGTGAGCCCGTGGGGTACCCCGACCAAGGGTTACAAGACGCGTTCGAACAAGCGCACCGACAACATGATTATTCGTCGTCGGAAGCGTAAGAAGTAG
- the rplE gene encoding 50S ribosomal protein L5, whose amino-acid sequence MARLQEQYKAELHDQIRKKLGVENAMEVPRITKITLNMGVGEAVADKKILDNAVRDMEMIAGQKAVRTLARKSVAGFKIRDGYPIGCKVTLRRERMYEFLDRLVNIAIPRIRDFRGLNPKSFDRQGNYSMGVSEQIIFPEINYDQIDAIRGMDITISTTARNPAEGRALLEAFNFPFKK is encoded by the coding sequence ATGGCCAGATTGCAGGAACAGTACAAAGCAGAGTTGCACGATCAGATCCGGAAGAAGCTGGGTGTTGAGAATGCAATGGAAGTGCCGCGGATCACGAAGATCACGCTGAACATGGGCGTGGGCGAAGCTGTGGCCGACAAGAAGATTCTTGATAACGCGGTCAGAGACATGGAAATGATTGCCGGGCAAAAGGCGGTTCGTACGCTGGCTCGCAAGTCCGTGGCTGGCTTCAAGATTCGCGACGGTTACCCGATTGGTTGCAAGGTGACTTTGCGCCGCGAACGAATGTATGAGTTCCTTGACCGTTTGGTGAACATTGCCATTCCGCGTATCCGGGATTTCCGGGGTCTTAACCCGAAGTCTTTTGATCGTCAGGGCAACTACAGCATGGGTGTTTCCGAGCAGATTATTTTCCCGGAAATCAATTACGACCAGATTGACGCAATCCGCGGTATGGATATCACGATATCCACCACGGCACGTAATCCGGCGGAAGGACGGGCGCTGCTTGAAGCGTTCAACTTCCCCTTCAAGAAGTAA
- the rpsJ gene encoding 30S ribosomal protein S10, producing MATNQNIRIRLKAFDHRLIDNSAREIVDTAKRTGATVKGPIPLPMKMERFTVLISPHVNKDARDQYEIRTHKRLMDIMDPTDKTVDALMKLELPAGVDVQIKLN from the coding sequence ATGGCTACTAACCAAAACATCAGAATCCGGCTGAAAGCGTTCGATCATCGCCTGATTGACAACTCGGCCCGCGAAATCGTGGACACGGCCAAGCGCACCGGCGCGACCGTCAAAGGCCCGATTCCGCTGCCCATGAAGATGGAGCGCTTCACGGTCCTGATTTCGCCGCACGTGAACAAGGACGCGCGGGATCAGTACGAGATTCGCACCCACAAGCGCTTGATGGACATCATGGATCCGACGGACAAGACCGTTGATGCGTTGATGAAGCTTGAGCTGCCAGCGGGCGTCGACGTTCAGATAAAACTGAATTAG
- the rpsS gene encoding 30S ribosomal protein S19 has translation MPRSVRKGPFVDGHLAKKVTAASAKNDRRPIKTWSRRSMVLPDMVGLTIAVHNGRQHVPILISENMVGHKLGEFAVTRTFKGHSGDRKT, from the coding sequence ATGCCACGTTCAGTAAGGAAAGGCCCGTTCGTTGATGGGCATCTGGCCAAGAAAGTGACGGCAGCGTCGGCCAAGAATGACCGTCGTCCGATCAAGACCTGGTCGCGTCGATCAATGGTGCTGCCGGATATGGTTGGCCTGACGATCGCTGTGCATAACGGACGTCAGCATGTACCTATCCTGATTTCGGAAAACATGGTGGGTCACAAACTGGGTGAGTTCGCGGTTACGCGTACCTTTAAAGGTCACTCCGGCGACCGTAAGACCTAA
- the rplV gene encoding 50S ribosomal protein L22: protein MLVAATLRYARISPQKCRLMADAIRGKSVDEAIRTLTFTPKKSAQIVKKVLESAIANAEHNHGADIDELKVATIEVNEAPSLRRYRARAKGRGARIIKRNSHITIRVGDE, encoded by the coding sequence ATGTTAGTTGCAGCAACACTTCGATACGCACGCATTTCGCCACAGAAATGTCGCCTTATGGCTGACGCAATCCGTGGCAAGAGCGTTGATGAGGCAATCAGAACCCTCACGTTTACGCCAAAGAAAAGTGCGCAGATCGTGAAGAAGGTGCTTGAGTCGGCTATTGCCAATGCCGAGCACAATCATGGCGCTGATATTGACGAGCTGAAGGTCGCGACCATTGAAGTAAATGAAGCGCCGTCGCTCCGCCGCTACCGTGCTCGTGCGAAGGGTCGTGGCGCGCGCATTATCAAGCGCAACAGTCACATTACTATTCGCGTCGGCGACGAATAA
- the rpsC gene encoding 30S ribosomal protein S3 codes for MGQKVHPTGIRLGIVKDWASKWYADSKTFPEYISSDHKVREFVKQKLKDASVSRIAIERPAKKLNITIFTARPGIVIGKKGEDIEKLRAEVSSLIGMNVNDVRININEVRKPEMDAQLVAEGIAQQLERRVMFRRAMKRAVTNTMRVGAEGIKVKVGGRLNGAEIARSEWYREGRVPLHTLRADIDYGFAEARTTYGIIGVKVWIFKGEVFDKPVPAAAPAEKQEAAAGAS; via the coding sequence ATGGGTCAGAAAGTACATCCAACAGGTATTCGACTTGGCATCGTCAAGGATTGGGCGTCCAAGTGGTACGCCGATTCCAAGACGTTCCCGGAATACATCAGCTCCGATCACAAGGTGCGTGAATTCGTTAAGCAGAAGCTTAAAGATGCATCGGTCAGTCGTATTGCGATTGAACGTCCGGCGAAGAAGTTGAACATCACTATCTTCACCGCGCGTCCAGGCATCGTTATCGGCAAGAAAGGTGAGGACATTGAGAAGCTGCGTGCTGAAGTGTCGTCACTGATCGGAATGAACGTCAATGATGTGCGTATCAACATCAATGAAGTTCGCAAACCTGAAATGGATGCTCAGCTCGTTGCAGAAGGCATTGCACAGCAGCTGGAACGTCGCGTGATGTTTCGTCGTGCTATGAAGCGTGCCGTAACCAATACGATGCGCGTTGGTGCTGAAGGCATCAAAGTTAAAGTTGGTGGTCGTTTGAACGGCGCAGAAATCGCGCGTTCAGAATGGTACCGAGAAGGTCGGGTACCGCTGCACACACTGCGTGCGGACATCGATTACGGTTTTGCCGAGGCCCGTACAACGTACGGAATCATCGGCGTGAAAGTCTGGATATTCAAAGGCGAAGTCTTTGATAAGCCGGTCCCCGCTGCTGCACCTGCTGAAAAGCAGGAAGCTGCCGCTGGCGCTAGCTAA
- the rpmC gene encoding 50S ribosomal protein L29: MIASELRSKSVAELQEELVALRREQFNLRMQQSTGQLNHNHEHGRVRKDIARVKTVINELSRQGEQK; encoded by the coding sequence ATGATAGCCAGTGAATTGCGTTCGAAGTCGGTAGCTGAATTGCAGGAAGAACTGGTTGCGCTGCGTCGCGAGCAATTTAACCTGCGCATGCAGCAGTCAACCGGGCAGCTCAATCACAACCATGAGCACGGCCGGGTTCGAAAAGATATTGCGCGCGTCAAGACTGTGATTAACGAGTTGTCGCGCCAGGGTGAGCAGAAATGA
- the tuf gene encoding elongation factor Tu encodes MSKAKFERNKPHVNVGTIGHVDHGKTTLTAALTKVMAETYGGEVSAYDQIDNAPEERERGITIATAHVEYESENRHYAHVDCPGHADYVKNMITGAAQMDGAILVVSAADGPMPQTREHILLARQVGVPYIVVYLNKADQVDDEELLELVEMEVRDLLSTYEFPGDDTPIVTGSALKAFEGDTSDIGVPSVVKLVEAMDSYIPQPERAIDGDFLMPVEDVFSISGRGTVVTGRIERGIVKVGDEIAIVGIKDTLKTTCTGVEMFRKLLDQGQAGDNVGVLLRGTKREEVERGQVLAKPGSITPHTKFEAEVYILSKDEGGRHTPFFKGYRPQFYFRTTDVTGACELPEGTEMVMPGDNVQMVVELIAPIAMEDGLRFAIREGGRTVGAGVVAKVIE; translated from the coding sequence ATGTCCAAAGCAAAATTTGAAAGAAACAAGCCGCACGTAAACGTAGGCACGATTGGTCACGTAGATCATGGCAAGACGACGTTGACAGCGGCGCTGACGAAAGTAATGGCGGAGACCTACGGTGGTGAAGTTTCGGCCTACGATCAGATTGACAATGCTCCTGAGGAGCGTGAGCGCGGCATTACGATTGCGACGGCGCACGTAGAGTACGAGAGCGAGAACCGTCATTACGCTCACGTTGACTGCCCGGGACACGCGGACTACGTGAAGAACATGATCACGGGCGCGGCGCAGATGGACGGCGCGATCCTGGTGGTCAGTGCGGCTGACGGCCCGATGCCACAGACCCGAGAGCACATCCTGCTGGCTCGCCAGGTCGGCGTGCCGTACATCGTGGTTTACCTGAACAAGGCTGACCAGGTGGATGACGAAGAGCTGTTGGAGCTGGTTGAGATGGAAGTGCGCGATCTTCTGTCGACCTACGAGTTCCCGGGCGACGACACCCCGATCGTAACGGGTTCGGCGCTGAAGGCGTTCGAAGGCGATACCTCCGACATCGGTGTTCCGTCGGTGGTCAAGCTGGTCGAAGCAATGGACAGCTACATTCCGCAGCCGGAGCGCGCGATTGATGGCGACTTCCTGATGCCGGTAGAGGACGTGTTCTCTATCTCGGGTCGAGGCACGGTAGTGACCGGTCGTATCGAGCGCGGCATCGTGAAGGTAGGCGATGAAATCGCGATCGTGGGTATCAAGGACACGTTGAAGACGACCTGCACAGGCGTTGAGATGTTCCGCAAGCTGCTTGACCAGGGTCAGGCGGGCGACAACGTGGGCGTACTGTTGCGCGGCACGAAGCGCGAAGAAGTGGAGCGCGGTCAGGTACTGGCGAAGCCGGGCTCGATCACGCCGCACACCAAGTTCGAGGCGGAAGTCTACATTCTGAGCAAGGATGAAGGCGGTCGTCACACGCCGTTCTTCAAGGGCTACCGTCCGCAGTTTTACTTCCGTACGACGGACGTAACGGGCGCCTGCGAATTGCCGGAAGGCACCGAGATGGTGATGCCGGGCGACAACGTGCAGATGGTCGTAGAGCTGATCGCACCGATCGCGATGGAAGACGGTCTGCGCTTTGCTATCCGCGAAGGTGGCCGCACGGTCGGCGCTGGCGTGGTTGCGAAAGTTATTGAGTAA
- the rplN gene encoding 50S ribosomal protein L14, whose product MIQMQTVLDAADNSGARRVQCIKVLGGSKRRYAAVGDVIKVSVKDAIPRGKVKKGEVYNAVVVRTRKGVRRSDGSLIRFDGNAAVLLNARLEPIGTRIFGPVTRELRTSRFMKIISLAPEVL is encoded by the coding sequence ATGATTCAGATGCAGACAGTTCTGGATGCCGCCGATAACTCGGGTGCACGACGCGTGCAGTGCATCAAGGTGCTGGGCGGATCAAAACGCCGCTACGCTGCCGTTGGCGATGTGATCAAAGTCAGTGTTAAAGACGCGATCCCACGCGGCAAAGTGAAAAAAGGCGAGGTCTACAATGCCGTCGTCGTACGTACCCGTAAGGGTGTACGTCGTTCGGATGGCTCTCTGATTCGATTTGATGGCAATGCGGCAGTACTGCTGAATGCACGCCTCGAACCGATTGGTACTCGCATCTTCGGCCCGGTGACTCGCGAACTGCGAACCAGCCGGTTTATGAAGATCATCTCACTGGCGCCGGAAGTGCTGTAA